One stretch of Streptomyces sp. NBC_00443 DNA includes these proteins:
- a CDS encoding glycoside hydrolase family 5 protein, translated as MLGGALASPASAARHVPPPPVSDFRGVNWADPRDNYADDAVVPSGLSTTDSYATTYAKSRAIVGGFGKLGANTVRLPVNPTSVNGPFWKSYRAAIDAATAKGFKVILGYWEADNAKDGKIDDQASWDRMWARVTSAFARNSKVYFEPMNEPFGYTSQEWRDVAARWVDTHRFVPRDRILVGGVKYSEDVKPVCADSRLDGTRLALHNYGFWHTDWTSVDQWKQDFKERIGDCAARTVLDEFGATMTSGLDYNGPVNGSSEVAYIQAATDTIRELGLGSVYWPGLRNGDTYSLTTLQGTGTRLSLKLNNRSGLDRLHWAWRK; from the coding sequence ATGCTCGGCGGTGCCCTCGCCTCCCCCGCGTCCGCCGCACGCCACGTCCCGCCGCCGCCCGTCAGTGACTTCCGCGGGGTCAACTGGGCCGACCCGCGCGACAATTACGCCGACGACGCGGTCGTACCCTCGGGTCTGTCCACGACCGACAGCTACGCCACGACCTATGCCAAGTCCAGGGCGATCGTCGGCGGATTCGGCAAGCTCGGCGCCAACACGGTCCGGCTTCCGGTCAACCCCACCTCCGTGAACGGCCCCTTCTGGAAGTCGTACCGAGCCGCGATCGATGCCGCCACCGCCAAGGGTTTCAAGGTCATCCTGGGCTACTGGGAAGCCGACAACGCCAAGGACGGCAAGATCGACGACCAGGCCTCGTGGGACCGGATGTGGGCGCGGGTCACGTCCGCCTTCGCGCGCAACTCCAAGGTGTACTTCGAGCCGATGAACGAGCCGTTCGGCTACACCTCGCAGGAGTGGCGCGACGTGGCTGCGCGCTGGGTGGACACGCACCGCTTCGTGCCCCGCGACCGGATCCTCGTGGGAGGCGTCAAGTACAGCGAGGACGTCAAACCCGTGTGTGCCGACAGCCGGCTCGACGGCACCCGGCTGGCCCTGCACAACTACGGCTTCTGGCACACCGACTGGACCAGCGTCGACCAGTGGAAGCAGGACTTCAAGGAGCGCATCGGCGACTGCGCCGCGCGCACCGTCCTCGACGAGTTCGGCGCGACCATGACCTCCGGCCTGGACTACAACGGACCGGTCAACGGCTCCAGCGAGGTCGCCTACATCCAGGCCGCGACCGACACCATCCGGGAACTGGGCCTTGGCTCGGTCTACTGGCCGGGCCTGCGCAACGGCGACACCTACTCCCTCACCACGCTCCAGGGCACGGGCACCCGCCTGAGCCTGAAGCTGAACAACCGGAGCGGCCTGGACCGCCTGCACTGGGCCTGGCGGAAGTAA
- a CDS encoding ABC transporter permease, with protein MSSLSLAVRDSTTMLRRNLLHARRYPSLTLNLLLTPIMMLLLFVYVFGDVMSAGISGGADRSEYIAYLTPGLVLMTIGSTTIGTAVSVSNDMTEGIIARFRTMAIHRGSVIIGHVIGSVLQSIISVVLVGAVAVAIGFRSTNATVLEWLSAFALLVLFATALTWIAVGMGLISPNAEAASNNALPLIFLPLISSTFVPVDAMPGWFQPIAEYQPFTPAIETLRGLLLGSEIGHNGWLAVAWCAGLAALGYVWSKSVFDRDPK; from the coding sequence ATGAGCTCCCTCTCCCTCGCCGTACGCGACTCCACCACCATGCTGCGCCGCAACCTCCTGCACGCCCGGCGCTACCCCTCCCTCACCCTCAACCTGCTGCTCACGCCGATCATGATGTTGCTGCTCTTCGTCTACGTCTTCGGGGATGTGATGAGCGCCGGCATCAGCGGTGGTGCGGACCGCTCCGAGTACATCGCGTATCTCACTCCGGGCCTGGTGCTGATGACCATCGGCAGCACCACGATCGGCACCGCGGTGTCCGTGTCCAACGACATGACCGAGGGCATCATCGCCCGCTTCCGCACCATGGCCATCCACCGGGGCTCCGTGATCATCGGACACGTCATCGGCAGCGTGCTGCAGTCGATCATCAGCGTGGTCCTCGTCGGCGCCGTCGCCGTCGCCATCGGCTTCCGCTCCACCAACGCCACCGTCCTGGAATGGCTCTCTGCGTTCGCGCTGCTCGTGCTCTTCGCCACGGCTCTCACCTGGATCGCGGTCGGCATGGGCCTGATCAGCCCGAACGCCGAGGCGGCGAGCAACAACGCCTTGCCGCTGATCTTCCTGCCGCTCATCTCCAGCACCTTCGTCCCGGTCGACGCGATGCCGGGCTGGTTCCAGCCGATCGCCGAGTACCAGCCCTTCACCCCGGCCATCGAGACCCTGCGCGGACTGCTCCTCGGCAGCGAGATCGGCCACAACGGATGGCTGGCCGTGGCCTGGTGCGCCGGGCTGGCCGCGCTCGGCTACGTCTGGTCCAAGTCGGTGTTCGACCGTGACCCGAAGTAG
- a CDS encoding FUSC family protein, with product MHGMRGTALGVRPRVRAAVEAVRRAFAEPGRERDLAMQAGKAALAACVAWAVAGWWLQAPMAFIAPWVAIVLVESTVYRSIAHGLQQLAAIATGTVVATGVALLLDSPMAAMALVLPAVVLLGNWRRLGSQGVYAATGALFVLTGGPVTITSSAARIAEAVFGAFVGIAVNALIRPPLYLRSTRAALEDAADEAQEILERVADRLAADEWDSHTAGSLHERALRLWRLVDQAHAAVGWSRESLRVNPRRRSRLASQPGQDYDDAVTVLDYVAVHTAGVTRAVLESSGDDRKGWRPGPHAAKPYADFLHGSARAIGLYTRSRFAPGGQDQQADQELREVVEDLNRALDDLRQRLLGAAPDDPDTLATYGTLLTQAHRLADQLVGH from the coding sequence ATGCACGGGATGCGAGGAACGGCGCTGGGCGTACGGCCCCGCGTCAGGGCCGCGGTGGAGGCGGTCCGGCGGGCGTTTGCGGAGCCGGGGCGGGAGCGGGATCTGGCGATGCAGGCGGGCAAGGCCGCGCTGGCGGCGTGTGTGGCGTGGGCGGTGGCGGGCTGGTGGCTGCAGGCGCCGATGGCGTTCATCGCGCCGTGGGTGGCGATCGTGCTGGTGGAGTCGACGGTGTACCGGTCGATCGCGCACGGCCTGCAGCAGCTGGCGGCCATCGCCACGGGAACGGTGGTGGCCACCGGCGTCGCCCTGCTCCTCGACTCCCCGATGGCGGCCATGGCGCTGGTGCTGCCGGCCGTCGTGCTGCTGGGAAACTGGCGGCGCCTGGGCAGCCAGGGCGTCTACGCGGCCACCGGCGCCCTCTTCGTACTGACTGGCGGGCCGGTCACGATCACCTCGTCGGCGGCACGGATCGCGGAGGCGGTCTTCGGCGCGTTCGTCGGGATCGCCGTCAATGCACTGATCCGGCCTCCGCTGTATCTGCGCAGCACTCGTGCCGCGCTGGAGGACGCGGCCGACGAGGCGCAGGAGATCCTGGAAAGGGTGGCCGACCGGCTGGCCGCCGACGAGTGGGACTCCCACACGGCCGGTTCCCTGCACGAGCGTGCGCTGCGCCTCTGGCGCCTGGTGGACCAGGCCCACGCGGCGGTCGGCTGGAGCCGGGAGAGCCTGCGCGTCAATCCCCGCCGCCGCAGCCGCCTGGCCTCGCAGCCGGGTCAGGACTACGACGACGCGGTGACCGTCCTCGACTACGTCGCCGTCCACACCGCGGGCGTCACCCGGGCCGTGCTGGAGTCCTCCGGTGACGATCGCAAGGGTTGGCGACCGGGCCCGCACGCCGCGAAGCCCTATGCGGACTTTCTGCACGGCAGCGCTCGCGCCATCGGGCTCTACACCCGCAGCCGGTTCGCCCCCGGCGGGCAGGACCAGCAGGCCGACCAGGAGCTGCGCGAGGTGGTCGAGGACCTGAACCGCGCCTTGGACGATCTACGGCAGCGGCTGCTCGGCGCGGCCCCCGACGACCCCGACACCCTGGCGACGTACGGCACCCTCCTCACCCAGGCCCACCGCCTGGCCGACCAACTGGTCGGGCACTGA
- a CDS encoding ATP-binding cassette domain-containing protein, which produces MPTSRRVDGRPSPAAVSTVGLRKSYGDKLVLDGIDLRIPVGSVFALLGPNGAGKTTAVKILSTLISADGGQAQVAGHDLAADPQAVRAAIGVTGQFSAVDGLITGEENMLLMADLHHLPKREGRRVATELLERFDLTEAAKKPASTYSGGMKRRLDIAMTLVGNPRIIFLDEPTTGLDPRSRHNMWQIIRELVSGGVTVFLTTQYLEEADELADRIAVLNDGKIAAEGTADELKRLIPGGHIRLRFTDPATYHNAATALQEATRNDEALALHIPSDGSQRELRSILDWLDAAGIEADELTVHTPDLDDVFFALTSGTDIPNQPNRWNHPTQPNQPTQPNQAKENVR; this is translated from the coding sequence GGCTGCGCAAGTCGTACGGCGACAAGCTCGTCCTCGACGGCATCGATCTGCGGATTCCGGTCGGGTCCGTGTTCGCGCTGCTCGGCCCGAACGGTGCCGGCAAGACCACCGCAGTGAAGATCCTGTCCACCCTCATCTCCGCGGACGGCGGGCAGGCCCAGGTCGCGGGTCACGACCTCGCCGCCGACCCGCAGGCCGTGCGTGCCGCGATCGGGGTCACCGGGCAGTTCTCCGCCGTCGACGGGCTGATCACCGGTGAGGAGAACATGCTCCTGATGGCGGACCTGCACCACCTGCCCAAGCGCGAAGGGCGGCGCGTCGCCACCGAGCTGCTGGAGCGCTTCGACCTCACCGAGGCCGCGAAGAAGCCCGCCTCCACCTACTCCGGCGGCATGAAGCGGCGCCTGGACATCGCCATGACCCTGGTCGGCAACCCGCGGATCATCTTCCTCGACGAGCCGACCACCGGCCTCGACCCCCGCTCGAGGCACAACATGTGGCAGATCATCCGCGAGCTCGTCTCCGGCGGTGTGACCGTCTTCCTCACCACGCAGTATCTGGAGGAGGCCGACGAACTCGCCGACCGCATCGCCGTGCTCAACGACGGGAAGATCGCCGCCGAGGGCACCGCCGACGAGCTCAAGCGGCTCATCCCCGGCGGACACATCCGCCTGCGCTTCACCGACCCGGCCACCTACCACAACGCCGCCACCGCACTGCAAGAAGCCACCCGGAACGACGAGGCCCTCGCCCTGCACATCCCCAGCGACGGCAGCCAGCGCGAGTTGCGCTCCATCCTCGACTGGCTCGACGCCGCCGGCATCGAAGCCGACGAACTCACCGTCCACACCCCCGACCTCGACGACGTCTTCTTCGCCCTGACCAGCGGTACCGACATCCCCAACCAGCCGAACCGGTGGAACCACCCGACCCAGCCCAACCAGCCGACCCAGCCCAACCAGGCCAAGGAGAACGTCCGATGA
- a CDS encoding mannose-binding protein, with translation MSPQQQTPGANAEAAAAREGEAGLPPTPSAPDEAAPSTAAAPEAESGTTPAGESTATAPPAEESAEAAAPPAGAAAAAGTTEAPEERAAVAAAVGTTPPGTRTGTGVGSGRPRKPVLAGAAIAGAVLIAVPLLLAGSAKDDGPGNSQGPAAGSDTVLNPNSAPAALDDYVAEKPSPSPKKAKPEKTEPAKVVAPPPAAPSPEPSKTSAPAKPKPKPKPKASPQPNWSTESVFATSVLEVNQAWTTNRIRMVMQTDGNLVVYNEQSKPIWASMTFGQNHRAIFQPDGNLVIHNAEDRPIWASQTWGREGAQLVLRADAKVVIVHNGNVVWST, from the coding sequence ATGTCCCCCCAGCAGCAGACCCCCGGCGCGAACGCGGAGGCGGCCGCCGCCCGTGAAGGGGAGGCCGGGTTACCGCCCACGCCCTCCGCCCCGGACGAGGCGGCGCCGAGCACGGCCGCAGCCCCCGAGGCGGAGTCCGGCACCACCCCGGCCGGGGAGAGCACCGCCACCGCACCTCCCGCCGAGGAGAGCGCCGAAGCCGCGGCCCCGCCCGCAGGTGCGGCGGCAGCAGCCGGCACGACTGAGGCGCCCGAGGAGCGCGCCGCGGTGGCCGCGGCAGTCGGGACGACACCCCCGGGCACCAGGACCGGCACCGGAGTCGGCAGCGGACGCCCCCGCAAGCCGGTCCTGGCGGGTGCCGCGATAGCCGGCGCGGTCCTCATCGCCGTACCGCTGCTGCTGGCCGGCAGCGCGAAGGACGACGGGCCGGGCAATTCCCAGGGGCCGGCCGCGGGTTCCGACACCGTCCTGAACCCGAACTCCGCCCCCGCCGCTCTCGACGACTACGTGGCCGAGAAGCCCAGTCCGTCCCCGAAGAAGGCGAAGCCGGAGAAGACCGAGCCCGCGAAGGTCGTCGCTCCCCCGCCTGCCGCGCCCTCCCCGGAGCCCAGCAAGACCAGCGCTCCCGCCAAACCGAAGCCGAAGCCGAAGCCCAAGGCGAGCCCGCAGCCGAACTGGAGCACCGAGAGCGTCTTCGCGACCAGCGTCCTGGAGGTCAACCAGGCCTGGACCACCAACCGCATCCGGATGGTCATGCAGACCGACGGCAACCTCGTCGTCTACAACGAGCAGAGCAAGCCCATCTGGGCATCCATGACCTTCGGCCAGAACCACCGGGCGATCTTCCAGCCGGACGGCAACCTCGTCATCCACAACGCCGAGGACCGCCCCATCTGGGCCTCACAGACCTGGGGCCGCGAGGGCGCCCAGCTGGTCCTGCGGGCCGACGCCAAGGTCGTCATCGTGCACAACGGCAACGTGGTCTGGTCGACCTGA
- a CDS encoding DUF2235 domain-containing protein, translated as MAKRLVVCCDGTWNFADQPSKTNVARVALSVLPGSAAGKEQRVHYHSGVGTRRRERLRGGAFGVGLSRNVVDAYRFLVETYEPDDELFLFGFSRGAFTARSLAGLVRNGGILRREHADRIPEAWALYRDRIEQPNGAAATLFRRSYARETEIRFIGVWDTVGALGIPVPGASWLQPAAHRFNRRWAFHNTELSSWVGAAFHALAIDERRSAFRPALWHQQPGAAEQGQELKQVWFAGVHCDVGGGYKETGLSDIPLLWMVDQARRYGLQFDTDALSAGGPTVMRPEQSIDFRVRPDALGDLHDSRTGMYRLAKPLHRPIGDAADSKGVPDGNEFLAVPAKERYDRDAGYRPPQLKRYLTAQDRIRLEPVLLPDLATGLPPLPAASSGPATPADAPGGLGRAP; from the coding sequence ATGGCCAAGCGTCTGGTCGTCTGTTGTGACGGCACATGGAACTTCGCCGACCAACCGAGCAAGACCAATGTCGCCAGGGTCGCCCTGTCCGTGCTCCCGGGGTCCGCCGCGGGGAAGGAGCAGCGTGTCCACTACCACAGCGGTGTGGGCACGCGACGGCGGGAGCGGTTGCGCGGCGGCGCGTTCGGCGTGGGTCTGTCCCGGAACGTCGTCGACGCCTACCGGTTCCTCGTGGAGACGTACGAGCCCGACGACGAACTCTTCCTCTTCGGCTTCAGCCGGGGCGCGTTCACCGCCCGCAGTCTCGCGGGACTGGTGCGTAACGGCGGCATCCTGCGCCGGGAGCACGCCGACCGGATCCCGGAGGCCTGGGCCCTCTACCGGGACCGGATCGAGCAACCGAACGGCGCGGCAGCCACGTTGTTCCGCCGCTCGTACGCGCGCGAGACAGAGATCCGTTTCATCGGGGTGTGGGACACGGTCGGCGCCCTCGGCATCCCCGTTCCCGGCGCCTCGTGGCTCCAGCCCGCGGCGCACCGGTTCAACCGCCGCTGGGCGTTTCACAACACCGAGCTGAGCAGTTGGGTCGGGGCGGCGTTCCACGCGCTGGCCATCGACGAGCGGCGTTCGGCGTTCCGGCCGGCGCTGTGGCACCAGCAGCCGGGCGCGGCCGAGCAGGGCCAGGAGCTCAAGCAGGTCTGGTTCGCCGGTGTGCACTGCGACGTCGGTGGCGGCTACAAGGAGACGGGGCTGTCGGACATCCCCCTGCTGTGGATGGTCGATCAGGCCCGTAGATACGGGCTGCAGTTCGACACCGACGCGCTCAGCGCCGGCGGGCCGACGGTGATGAGGCCCGAGCAGAGCATCGACTTCCGGGTACGGCCGGACGCCTTGGGCGACCTGCACGACTCTCGGACGGGAATGTACCGGCTGGCCAAGCCGCTGCACCGGCCCATCGGAGACGCGGCCGACTCCAAGGGCGTGCCCGATGGCAACGAGTTCCTGGCCGTACCCGCCAAGGAGCGCTACGACCGGGACGCGGGCTACCGGCCACCGCAGTTGAAGCGGTATCTGACTGCTCAGGACCGGATCCGACTGGAACCCGTCCTGCTGCCGGACCTCGCCACGGGCCTGCCGCCCCTGCCGGCCGCGTCGTCCGGTCCGGCGACACCGGCCGACGCGCCGGGCGGCCTCGGCCGTGCCCCATGA